The following are encoded in a window of Paenibacillus polymyxa genomic DNA:
- a CDS encoding SAF domain-containing protein codes for MSKLRKSSKQKLYAGCIGAGIVGIIFAGYLMVNIHQMNEVRKQAEVEAELKWKVYEQEQRTAKKGWAVVRDISPGEQIATNDLKAIKVPGSQAPSNLLTDKSEVSGTTAKIELKKGSVLTSAMVTADEPTPKDLRNRELKVVVLPNSLKSGDEVDIRIQFPTGQDYILLSKKKISRLEGPIVWVTLNEQEILSLSSAIVDAYLHKASIYALTYVDPQFQPKAIPTYPPNAQVLALMNSDPNLIRVAEQKLSKQLRDSLENAINASNNVISTPVERSLSEEIVAQHAGATIENPASGIDDTRNEYENEQDHQEQTKILTQGESSAPYAK; via the coding sequence GTGTCCAAGCTAAGAAAAAGTAGTAAACAAAAGCTATACGCCGGATGTATTGGTGCAGGGATTGTTGGCATTATCTTTGCTGGCTACCTTATGGTTAATATCCATCAGATGAATGAGGTCAGGAAACAGGCTGAGGTAGAGGCAGAACTGAAATGGAAAGTGTATGAACAGGAGCAACGAACCGCGAAAAAAGGTTGGGCGGTTGTCCGTGACATTTCTCCAGGTGAACAGATTGCAACTAATGATTTGAAGGCAATTAAAGTTCCCGGTTCTCAGGCCCCATCAAATTTGCTGACAGATAAAAGTGAGGTTTCTGGTACCACAGCCAAAATTGAGCTAAAAAAGGGATCTGTGCTTACATCGGCCATGGTTACTGCTGATGAGCCCACACCTAAAGATTTACGCAACCGTGAGCTAAAGGTGGTAGTATTGCCCAACAGCCTCAAGTCGGGTGACGAAGTGGATATCCGCATTCAATTTCCAACAGGGCAGGATTACATTCTATTATCTAAGAAGAAGATTTCTCGACTGGAAGGTCCAATTGTCTGGGTCACTTTGAATGAGCAGGAAATATTATCGCTTTCGAGTGCGATTGTTGATGCTTATCTGCATAAAGCATCTATCTATGCCCTGACATATGTCGATCCCCAATTTCAGCCCAAGGCAATCCCGACCTATCCGCCTAATGCGCAGGTGTTAGCGTTAATGAATAGTGATCCGAATTTGATACGCGTGGCTGAACAAAAGCTGTCCAAGCAGCTGCGGGATTCGCTTGAAAATGCAATTAATGCGTCAAACAATGTGATTTCAACACCCGTGGAAAGAAGTTTGAGTGAGGAAATTGTAGCCCAGCATGCGGGTGCTACTATAGAAAACCCAGCAAGCGGGATAGATGATACAAGAAATGAATATGAGAACGAGCAGGATCATCAAGAACAAACAAAGATTCTGACGCAGGGCGAAAGCTCTGCTCCGTATGCCAAATAA
- a CDS encoding serine/threonine-protein kinase, with protein MMKQPSQLEFGSIVGERYRIVRTLGSGGMSRVFMAEDLKLPGKQWAVKESVAGPQVMKLVRTEAEMLISLSHPRLPRIVDFFEHPRSGAVYLVMDYIEGITLEAYMKGYEGYIPQEQIVPFALQVLDVLDYLHTRQPPVIYRDLKPTNIMLTPEMEFILIDFGIARSYKAELDQDTVKLGTVGFAAPEQYGAGQTDARSDLYSLGALLLYLCTGGKYSEWTAGVEGYIRGELPRQLIPVIRKLLRQHPEERFQSAGEVIGELRHSADFQPAQQGISVNDASMDYAGTRVVAVLGVSAGSGATHTAIAVSHYLARRTRSVALVELHSTAKAFARLQEVVEGTSVGQSSSSRRFEVDGVHYWRQTSRADVISLLGGSYRFIVLDLGSGQDNERLEEFLRADYPLVVGSGAEWRVQDIAGLARSLQRHPQHKWNYCLPLAPSEAVRRLRKELDHDKVFALPFHSDPFEQDDEMDQVLDELFRGVIPDTRKKRFGFLKRQR; from the coding sequence ATAATGAAGCAACCATCACAGTTGGAATTCGGATCCATTGTCGGTGAGCGTTACCGTATTGTTCGCACATTGGGTTCGGGAGGAATGAGCCGCGTGTTCATGGCAGAGGATTTAAAACTGCCAGGCAAGCAATGGGCGGTGAAGGAGTCGGTTGCCGGGCCACAAGTGATGAAGCTTGTACGTACGGAGGCAGAGATGCTGATTTCGCTAAGTCATCCACGTTTACCGAGAATTGTTGATTTTTTTGAGCATCCTCGATCTGGTGCGGTATACCTGGTCATGGATTACATCGAAGGAATTACGCTGGAAGCATACATGAAGGGCTATGAAGGCTATATTCCACAGGAGCAAATCGTCCCATTCGCTTTGCAGGTACTGGATGTGTTGGATTATTTGCATACCCGTCAACCGCCAGTCATTTACCGGGATCTGAAACCGACGAATATTATGCTGACACCGGAAATGGAATTTATACTGATTGATTTTGGAATAGCGAGGAGCTATAAGGCTGAACTGGATCAAGATACGGTAAAGCTGGGCACAGTGGGCTTCGCTGCCCCGGAGCAATATGGAGCAGGTCAGACGGATGCTCGTTCAGACTTATACAGTTTGGGAGCGCTGCTATTGTATCTATGTACAGGAGGCAAATATAGCGAGTGGACTGCGGGAGTAGAAGGGTATATTCGCGGAGAATTGCCCCGCCAATTGATCCCGGTGATTCGAAAACTGCTGCGTCAGCATCCTGAGGAACGATTTCAATCTGCCGGGGAGGTCATTGGAGAACTGCGGCACAGTGCGGATTTTCAGCCTGCTCAACAAGGAATATCCGTTAATGATGCCTCAATGGATTATGCAGGTACAAGGGTAGTGGCTGTATTGGGTGTCTCTGCCGGCTCCGGTGCTACTCATACAGCAATTGCGGTGAGCCACTATCTGGCTCGAAGGACCCGCTCCGTAGCTTTGGTTGAGCTGCACAGCACAGCCAAAGCATTTGCCCGACTTCAAGAAGTCGTAGAAGGCACATCCGTTGGACAATCGAGTTCAAGTCGGCGTTTTGAAGTTGATGGAGTACACTACTGGCGGCAAACATCTCGTGCGGATGTCATTTCTTTGTTGGGTGGTTCCTATAGATTTATAGTATTGGACCTGGGGAGTGGGCAGGACAATGAACGACTGGAAGAATTCTTGAGAGCCGATTATCCGCTTGTCGTTGGCTCAGGGGCCGAATGGAGAGTTCAGGATATAGCAGGGCTAGCCCGATCTCTTCAGCGCCACCCGCAGCACAAATGGAATTACTGCTTGCCATTGGCACCCTCCGAAGCGGTCCGCAGGCTTCGTAAGGAGCTGGATCACGATAAAGTGTTTGCTCTACCGTTCCACTCAGACCCCTTCGAACAAGATGATGAGATGGATCAGGTGCTGGACGAGCTGTTTCGCGGAGTCATTCCAGATACCCGAAAAAAACGTTTCGGATTCCTTAAACGACAGCGCTAA
- a CDS encoding SAM-dependent methyltransferase produces the protein MSTDEQSESTLSSSRFVCTANHGFAPYAQEELRRLFGSVKSTMLLPGEIFLATLPAEEIEAVRTITAQPPMFLRHLFPVHFQEEGTDLVQVQERLVAFIRNRKELMDQRVSLQVRKGSNSSWTESAGALKQALSEQISDLPMEQTVQGADLIVSVFADTDTWYAGVSRPEDNLSDWSGGAVRFQKEDGQISRAKFKLLEAEATFGIDFGAFRQGLDIGAAPGGWTSFLLERGLKVTAVDPAKMEPSLMKYANLTFLRKNASEVKFKENSFDLLVCDMSWSPKQMARLVTDLLYSLRSGGTAIVTVKLMHKKPLALIHDVIASFEESGMQIQRAKQLFHNRDEITLYMIKYGK, from the coding sequence ATGAGTACAGATGAACAAAGTGAATCTACTTTGTCATCATCAAGATTTGTTTGTACGGCCAATCATGGTTTTGCACCCTATGCTCAAGAGGAGCTTAGAAGATTATTTGGCTCTGTAAAAAGCACGATGCTTTTACCTGGTGAAATTTTTCTGGCTACATTACCTGCGGAAGAAATTGAGGCAGTGAGGACAATTACAGCTCAGCCGCCGATGTTTTTACGTCACTTGTTTCCTGTTCATTTTCAGGAAGAAGGAACGGACCTGGTTCAGGTGCAGGAACGGCTGGTTGCATTCATCCGTAACCGCAAGGAACTGATGGATCAACGTGTTTCTTTACAAGTGCGCAAAGGATCTAATAGCAGTTGGACTGAAAGCGCAGGTGCGCTCAAGCAGGCTTTGAGTGAACAAATAAGTGATCTACCTATGGAGCAGACAGTACAAGGTGCCGATCTTATTGTGTCCGTTTTTGCAGATACAGATACGTGGTATGCAGGTGTATCACGTCCTGAGGATAACCTATCGGATTGGAGCGGAGGCGCGGTTCGTTTTCAAAAAGAAGATGGACAAATTTCTCGTGCCAAATTCAAGCTATTGGAAGCAGAAGCAACGTTCGGCATAGATTTTGGCGCTTTCCGTCAGGGACTGGATATTGGGGCAGCACCGGGTGGATGGACTTCCTTCTTACTGGAGCGGGGACTGAAAGTTACAGCGGTTGATCCGGCAAAGATGGAGCCATCACTGATGAAGTACGCCAATCTGACTTTTTTGCGTAAAAATGCAAGTGAAGTCAAATTTAAAGAGAATTCGTTCGATCTGCTGGTTTGTGATATGAGCTGGAGTCCTAAGCAAATGGCAAGGCTCGTTACTGATTTACTATATAGTTTGCGAAGTGGTGGTACTGCTATCGTTACGGTCAAGCTAATGCATAAAAAGCCCTTGGCGCTCATTCATGATGTAATTGCTTCATTTGAGGAGTCCGGCATGCAGATTCAGCGAGCTAAGCAGCTATTCCATAACCGAGATGAAATTACCCTGTACATGATCAAGTATGGAAAATAA
- a CDS encoding ABC transporter ATP-binding protein, which yields MISMKSITLQREERRILDDVSLDIREGEHWAILGRNGSGKTTLLEMMTGYMFPSHGTVEVLGQMYGQCDVREVRKQIGYISQTLLEKLALKDPVWEVVATGAYAFLRFYQEIPTEAKEKAISLLEGMNLGDLIHHPLGTLSQGERKKVMLARSLMAEPRLLIMDEPCAGLDLFEREKMLVEIDRLRKLDLSVVYVTHHIEEIVPLFTHVALIRDGKVAAAGPKKEVLTKELIMHTYEVPVELDWDGERPWIRVCTGG from the coding sequence ATGATATCCATGAAGAGCATTACGTTGCAGCGGGAAGAAAGACGGATTTTGGACGATGTAAGCCTGGACATACGAGAAGGTGAACATTGGGCTATTCTGGGTCGCAATGGTTCCGGTAAAACAACATTGCTGGAAATGATGACAGGATATATGTTTCCAAGTCATGGAACGGTTGAAGTGCTTGGGCAAATGTATGGTCAATGTGATGTGCGGGAAGTTCGCAAACAAATCGGATATATCAGCCAGACCTTGTTGGAAAAGCTGGCGCTAAAAGATCCCGTTTGGGAAGTTGTCGCTACAGGTGCGTATGCTTTTTTGCGCTTTTATCAGGAAATTCCGACAGAGGCAAAAGAAAAGGCCATATCTTTGCTGGAGGGTATGAATTTAGGCGACTTGATTCATCACCCACTGGGGACGTTATCTCAAGGAGAACGTAAAAAGGTGATGCTGGCCCGCTCACTGATGGCAGAACCTCGTCTGCTAATTATGGATGAGCCTTGTGCCGGGTTGGATCTATTTGAGCGGGAAAAAATGCTGGTCGAGATTGATCGGCTCCGCAAGCTAGACTTATCAGTGGTTTATGTGACTCACCACATTGAGGAGATTGTCCCCCTCTTTACGCATGTTGCATTGATTCGTGATGGTAAGGTCGCAGCAGCTGGACCGAAAAAAGAAGTTTTAACGAAAGAATTGATTATGCACACATATGAAGTTCCGGTTGAGCTGGATTGGGATGGAGAACGTCCATGGATTCGGGTGTGCACTGGAGGGTAA
- a CDS encoding thioredoxin family protein: MKEIGQKEARRAIWEGCKLALFVYTPMCGTCAAARKMLEVAEHLLPEEAVVQSNINYIPELVQEYRISSVPALLIYNGENKNPEIIYKMESVEHLLSKIRSVME, translated from the coding sequence ATGAAAGAGATCGGACAAAAAGAGGCGCGCCGTGCCATATGGGAGGGATGCAAGCTGGCTTTGTTTGTGTACACTCCCATGTGCGGAACATGCGCGGCTGCCCGTAAAATGCTGGAGGTAGCAGAGCATTTGCTCCCTGAAGAAGCAGTGGTGCAGAGCAACATTAACTATATTCCTGAACTGGTACAGGAGTACCGGATATCCAGCGTTCCCGCGCTTCTTATATATAATGGTGAAAACAAAAATCCTGAAATCATCTACAAAATGGAATCTGTAGAACACTTGCTGAGCAAAATAAGGAGCGTGATGGAATGA
- a CDS encoding cyclic-phosphate processing receiver domain-containing protein — MYLFMDDYRPCPPGFKLARDADECLLLLHEYPISILSLDYDLGPGQPTGKDVAAAIAEKRLYPREIYLHSSSPEGRRVMYELLYANKPEGVIVHNGPIPEERMREIRKGSER; from the coding sequence ATGTATTTGTTTATGGACGATTATCGGCCTTGTCCTCCGGGTTTTAAGTTGGCAAGAGATGCGGATGAGTGTCTGCTGCTGCTTCATGAATACCCTATTTCGATACTATCGCTAGATTATGATTTGGGTCCAGGTCAGCCTACGGGAAAGGATGTGGCTGCTGCTATCGCAGAGAAACGGTTATATCCACGTGAAATTTACTTGCATTCGTCCAGTCCAGAGGGGCGGCGAGTCATGTATGAGCTACTCTATGCGAATAAGCCAGAGGGAGTCATCGTACACAACGGGCCCATACCCGAAGAGCGTATGCGAGAGATCAGAAAAGGGTCTGAACGATGA
- a CDS encoding deoxyribonuclease IV, producing the protein MMPKLLIGSHVSTRGGFSKAAMRAREQGGRSFQYFPKNPRSLRLKEWSATDAAACNAYCLEHQLQSIAHSPYPVNPAHGSERGQELYELTIASLRNDLDIAEACGSKGIVVHFGHMHSLDPLEGYRNIINCFNDVLEGWLGNAKILIENQAGDHGPMGTTLEEMVQIRQLCRYPDSIGFCLDTCHAYAAGLWNGGMDEALIEKGNRLGYWSALCGVHLNDSKYPYGSKKDRHARVGQGYIGTEGMHWMTDQEAVRGIPIVLESETGPDGTHQEDIQMILSWE; encoded by the coding sequence ATGATGCCTAAATTGCTCATCGGCTCCCATGTGAGTACGCGTGGTGGCTTTTCCAAAGCCGCTATGCGTGCGCGAGAGCAGGGGGGACGTTCATTTCAATATTTCCCGAAAAATCCTCGTAGTCTTAGGCTGAAGGAATGGAGTGCTACTGATGCTGCTGCTTGCAACGCTTACTGTTTAGAGCACCAGCTTCAATCCATTGCTCATTCACCATATCCCGTTAATCCGGCTCATGGGTCCGAGCGTGGTCAGGAACTTTATGAGCTGACGATTGCTTCATTACGCAATGATCTGGATATTGCTGAAGCCTGTGGGTCAAAAGGGATTGTCGTTCATTTTGGTCATATGCATTCGTTAGACCCTCTAGAGGGCTACCGTAATATCATTAACTGTTTTAATGATGTGCTGGAAGGCTGGCTGGGAAATGCTAAAATATTGATCGAAAATCAGGCGGGAGATCATGGCCCCATGGGAACCACGCTTGAGGAAATGGTGCAGATCCGTCAGCTGTGCCGGTATCCTGACAGTATCGGCTTTTGCTTAGACACTTGTCATGCATATGCAGCGGGATTGTGGAACGGTGGAATGGACGAGGCTTTGATCGAAAAAGGGAATCGTCTCGGCTATTGGTCAGCTCTGTGTGGAGTTCATTTGAACGATTCTAAATACCCATATGGCTCTAAAAAAGACAGACATGCTCGTGTGGGACAAGGCTACATTGGTACTGAGGGCATGCATTGGATGACAGATCAGGAGGCTGTAAGAGGGATTCCTATCGTTTTGGAGAGTGAGACGGGACCTGATGGGACACATCAGGAGGATATTCAAATGATTCTAAGCTGGGAGTAA
- a CDS encoding Fpg/Nei family DNA glycosylase: protein MPELPEMENYRILLSKQILDIPITGVTVSREKSINTEVETFEKQLLGTTVVYLERRGKHLIFHLNTGGRLVLHLMLGGLLYLGTEEQRPDRTVQIELDFSGVKLYFIGLRLGYLHLLTAKETEEALSDLGPDPLDRRMTLEKFTARLKGRRGILKTTLVNQQIFSGIGNCYSDEIAYIAGFTPGSKVQNIVQSPEKVEKLYHATQSVLREATAEGGYMEMPLMEGDTLTGGFDHQCRVYDREGEESPSGGKIVRVELAGKKAFYCPVQQHDA from the coding sequence ATGCCGGAACTTCCTGAAATGGAAAACTACAGAATCTTATTATCAAAACAAATTTTGGACATTCCGATTACTGGAGTTACGGTTAGCCGTGAAAAGTCCATTAATACTGAAGTGGAAACGTTTGAGAAGCAATTGCTGGGAACGACCGTTGTATATTTAGAGCGTCGAGGCAAGCATTTGATTTTTCATTTAAACACGGGCGGGCGGCTCGTACTTCATCTGATGCTCGGAGGACTGTTATATCTGGGAACGGAGGAGCAGCGTCCAGATCGTACAGTTCAAATCGAATTAGATTTTAGTGGAGTAAAGCTTTATTTTATCGGACTGCGCTTAGGTTATCTGCACCTGCTAACGGCTAAAGAAACAGAAGAAGCTTTGTCAGACCTGGGACCTGATCCGTTAGACCGTCGCATGACGTTGGAAAAGTTTACAGCACGGCTGAAGGGACGCCGGGGGATTTTGAAAACAACGCTGGTGAATCAGCAGATTTTTTCGGGTATTGGCAATTGTTATTCAGACGAAATTGCTTATATCGCCGGATTTACACCGGGTTCCAAAGTACAGAACATTGTGCAGTCGCCAGAAAAAGTGGAAAAGCTATATCATGCCACTCAATCCGTACTACGTGAAGCTACAGCGGAAGGCGGGTACATGGAAATGCCTCTAATGGAGGGGGACACGCTAACAGGTGGATTTGATCATCAGTGCCGAGTATATGACCGCGAAGGAGAAGAATCTCCAAGTGGCGGGAAAATTGTAAGGGTTGAACTGGCGGGGAAAAAAGCATTTTATTGCCCGGTACAGCAGCATGATGCCTAA
- a CDS encoding TIGR01457 family HAD-type hydrolase: MNGFEVGEGIAIKSLLIDLDGTLYHGNRMIKGADLFISQLRSDQIPYAYVTNNASRTPDSVAEHLVGMGIEAASHEVYTSALAAAQYVAQQSPGARVFCIGETGLRDALTGAGLQLVENHPDYVVQGIDRQFTYDALAAAMRWIREGATFILTNPDLQLPSHDGLTPGAGTIGAAIEAASQVKPIVIGKPSSVLMNYALNRLNIRADEALVVGDNMLTDIAAGAAAGCKTALILSGVTTRANMDEHVRTVGVKPDLMFDNLAELQDWMKEELK; encoded by the coding sequence GTGAATGGATTTGAAGTAGGGGAGGGGATTGCGATAAAATCGTTACTAATTGATCTGGATGGAACACTTTATCATGGAAATCGGATGATCAAGGGTGCGGATCTGTTCATATCCCAATTGCGTTCAGACCAGATACCTTATGCCTATGTTACAAACAATGCTTCACGTACACCCGATTCGGTGGCTGAGCATTTGGTTGGTATGGGAATTGAAGCGGCCAGCCATGAAGTATATACTTCGGCGTTAGCAGCTGCACAATATGTTGCACAGCAAAGTCCTGGAGCTCGTGTATTTTGTATTGGTGAAACAGGATTACGCGATGCACTCACAGGAGCCGGTTTGCAGCTTGTTGAGAACCATCCTGATTATGTGGTGCAGGGGATAGATCGTCAATTTACATATGATGCGCTGGCCGCTGCCATGCGCTGGATTCGGGAAGGAGCAACTTTTATTTTGACAAACCCGGATCTCCAATTGCCTTCACATGATGGGCTAACGCCAGGTGCAGGTACGATTGGAGCTGCAATTGAAGCGGCTTCACAGGTGAAGCCTATTGTCATCGGCAAGCCTTCAAGCGTATTGATGAACTATGCGCTGAACCGCTTAAACATTAGGGCGGATGAAGCTCTGGTTGTGGGCGATAATATGCTTACAGATATTGCGGCAGGTGCAGCAGCAGGTTGTAAAACAGCTCTGATCCTGTCGGGCGTGACGACCCGCGCTAATATGGACGAGCATGTGCGTACCGTTGGAGTGAAACCTGACCTGATGTTTGACAATCTCGCTGAACTGCAGGACTGGATGAAAGAAGAGCTGAAATAA
- the rnz gene encoding ribonuclease Z: protein MEFYFLGTNAGVPTIQRNVTSIALRLLEERRSMWLFDCGEGTQQEVLRSPLKLSRLEKIFITHLHGDHLFGLPGLLSSRAYQGGTTPLTVYGPPGIQQYIELSLGISQSRINYQLHIVEHTGGVLFDDGQFRVESALLVHRIDSYGYRVVEMDKPGKLNQELLERYGIKPGPVYGKLKRGESVEVEGGVILHPQDVLGSPKKGRIITILGDTRPCPNTVVLAQDATVVVHEATFLHELADTAYEYHHSTALQAAEAAKAAGAGQLIMTHFSSRYKDQEQLQPLLEEAQSIFPNSLLAEQHVLLPVPDIG from the coding sequence ATGGAATTTTATTTTCTCGGTACAAATGCAGGGGTGCCTACGATTCAGCGAAATGTAACGTCCATCGCTCTTCGTTTGCTGGAAGAACGAAGAAGCATGTGGCTGTTCGACTGCGGCGAAGGCACTCAACAAGAGGTATTGCGTTCGCCGCTCAAACTAAGCAGACTTGAAAAAATATTTATCACCCATTTGCATGGGGATCATCTTTTTGGACTGCCGGGACTGCTGTCGAGCAGAGCGTATCAAGGGGGAACGACACCACTGACGGTATATGGGCCACCTGGAATCCAGCAATATATCGAGCTATCTTTAGGGATCAGCCAATCGCGTATCAATTACCAACTACATATTGTGGAGCATACGGGCGGGGTTCTGTTTGATGATGGACAATTCCGGGTAGAGTCAGCTTTGCTGGTTCATCGGATTGACAGCTATGGCTACCGAGTTGTAGAGATGGATAAGCCCGGTAAGCTTAACCAAGAGCTGTTGGAGCGATATGGTATTAAGCCTGGCCCGGTGTACGGTAAGTTAAAGCGTGGGGAAAGCGTGGAGGTAGAGGGTGGAGTTATTTTGCATCCGCAGGATGTACTGGGTTCGCCGAAAAAAGGGCGTATCATCACGATTTTAGGGGATACGAGACCTTGTCCGAATACGGTAGTGCTGGCTCAAGATGCAACTGTCGTCGTTCATGAAGCCACTTTTCTGCATGAACTGGCAGATACAGCTTACGAGTATCATCATAGTACAGCGCTTCAGGCAGCGGAAGCTGCAAAAGCCGCAGGTGCGGGTCAGTTAATCATGACGCATTTTAGTTCTAGGTATAAAGATCAGGAGCAGCTTCAGCCATTGCTGGAGGAAGCGCAAAGCATATTTCCTAATTCATTGCTTGCGGAGCAGCATGTGTTGTTACCGGTACCCGATATCGGTTAA